TACTGATCTGCCTTATGAGATCTCGAAGAAGTGTTGTTTTTCCGCACCTGGGAGGTGAAATGATTAATGTGTGAAAGACACTTCTTTCATTAAGCAGGTAAGGAAGAATTTTACTTGCACATCCAATAACCTGATGGGAAATTCGAATATTCATTCCTCCAATATATCTCATCGTCTTTATATGACCGTTTTCCATGATAATTTTTCCAACTATCCCTACCCTATGTCCTCCCGGAAGAGTAATATAGCCATTTCGCATTTCTTCTTCAAATGCATAGATGGAATAATCGCTCATCATTTGAAGGGTATCGGACAAATCCCTTATATCTGTTCTAAAGGCTTGTTCAATATTTTTACTTAAATACCCGTTGGGTGTAATAAATAAAAATTCCCCATCTTTCACAATCATAATAGGCTTATTGACTCTAAGTCTTATTTCTTGAATCCTTTGAAATTCATGTTCAGGTATTTTAATGAACAAATCTTTTAATCGGATGCCTAATGAAGATAAAATGATTTCCTTCGTGTTCATCGGATTCCTCCTTTGTTTAATCTTTATTTAATTTTATGAAGGGATGTCCACGAATATGACAACAAAAAAAGTCCATGGTTTTCACCATAGACTTTTGGTCGTTCTTATTCTTCAGGATCTTCGTCAAAATCAATTGCAACTTTTATAGGTTCATTGCATTCCGGACAAATAAGCTGTTCTCCGTTTTCTATCATTTTTTCTTCAATATCTATTAACTCTCCGCAATTGGGGCATTGATACTGGCAGTCCTCAGAACAGTCTATCTGACAGTCTTCGTAAAGTTCGTCGGTAAGATCTTGAATATCTTCTATAGAATATGCCATATCCTCTAAAATATCAATCATCACCATCAATAAACGATTTTGCTTTACAGAAGTGTCCAATTCCATTCCGTCCGCAAGACCCTTTAAGTATGCAACTTTTTCATTTAATGATTTCATGGCGAAGCCTCCTTACTATAATCTCTCCACTATAGCATTTACTAAACTCTAGAGAGATATTCACCGGTACGAGTATCTATTTTAATTTTGTCTCCGATTTCTACGAATAAAGGAACATATACAGTAGCTCCTGTTTCTACTATAGCAGGTTTAGTTGCCCCTGTAGCAGTATCTCCTTTAAATCCAGGCTCAGTACTGGTTATTTCTAATTCAACAAATAATGGTGGTTCTATACCGAATACTATTCCTTTATGGGATAGAATCTTAACCATATCATTTTCTTTTACAAACTTTAAGGAATCGCCTAATTGATCTTCATTTAATGCAATTTGATCATAGGTTTCAACATCCATAAAATGATATAATTCTCCATCATTGTATAAATACTGCATATCTTTTCTTTCAATATGAGCCTTAGGTACTTTTTCTGTAGGACGGAAAGTTTTTTCCACTACTCCCCCGGATTTTAAATTCTTTAATTTAGTTCTTACAAATGCCGCGCCTTTTCCAGGTTTTACATGTTGGAATTCAACGATCACATAAATGTCACCTTCATATTCAATCGTTACACCGTTTCTGAAGTCTCCTGCTGAAATCATAATTTTCCTCCTTAATCTGTTACTAAAAAACAACTTGTAAAATATATCTTGTATAGTTTAAACTAAAATTCGATTTTTTTCAATTATTTTTTTCTTTATACTTCAATCAGCTCTTTTGGAGAAGTTGTTAGATTTTCTATGCCCTGCTCTTTTACGACTACTAAATCCTCAATTCGTACTCCTCCAAAGTCAGGAATATAAATTCCAGGCTCTACAGTAATCACTGTACCCGGTTCGATGATTTCTTCTTCAGTCATAGAAAATCTCGGATTCTCATGGACTTCCATGCCTACGGAATGGCCTAAACCGTGTCCGAAATACTCTCCGTATCCCTTATCTGTTATATAATCCCTTGCAATTTTATCAATTTCTTTTCCTTTTACCAAAGGTCTTATGGCTTCTAATGCCATTTTTTGAGCTGTTAGGACCGTCTGATAAATTTCTCGGTGCCTATTACTAGCTTTCCCAATCACTACAGTTCTAGTCATATCGGAGCAGTATCCTTTATAGATACATCCAAAATCCATAACTACAAAGTCGCCTTTTTCCAGCTTTTTTTCCGTTGGAACTGCATGGGGCAGGGCAGAAAAAGCACCCGATGCTACTATAGTACTAAAAGATAAATCAGAGGCACCGTTTTTTTTCATGAAATATTCCAATTCCAAGGCAATATCTCTTTCGATGGTTCCTTCTTTCAAAAAAGGCAGGGTATGATGAAAGGCTTGATCTGCAATCCTAGCAGCCTCTCGAATGAAAGCAATCTCATTTTCATCTTTGATCACTCTTAGCTTTTCAACGACCTTTTGAGTCGGAACCATTGAAACAGATAAATTTTTCTCATATTCTTTATACTCGTTATAAGTAACGGTTTCACTTTCAAAGCCCAGAGTTTTAATGCCTTCTTTTTGTATTAATTCATTAATTTCTTTATAAAGACCTCTGGTTGTGTGGTTTACAATTTGGAAATCCGGGGCCTGTTTTTTTGCTTGCTCTATATAACGAAAATCAGTGAATAAAATAGAAGAATGATTAGAAATAAATAAGATTCCTGCCGATCCACTAAATCCGCTTATATATTTCCTATTGATTGGATTTTGAATCAAGATTCCATCCAAATTAAGGGCATTGATTTTATCTCTTAGTTTTTTAAGCCTTTCACTCATATGGACTCTCCTTAGCTGTCATTTTTCATTTAATTTCATATTTAATGCATGCATCCCTAAAATATAACTATAAGCGCCAAATCCTGCAATTTGGCCTATGCATACAGGAGCGGTAACTGAGGAATGGCGAAATTCTTCTCGTTTATGGATATTGGATAGATGGACTTCTACAGTCGGGATATTGGTCGATGAAATGGCATCCCGAAGGGCATAACTATAGTGAGTATATGCACCTGGATTGATAATAATGCCGTCTACTCCATCGAAGTAAGCTTGCTGCAATCTATCAATCAAAGCGCCTTCTGAATTCGATTGAAATATTTCTAAACTTAAACCCATCTCTTCACCAGTCTTTAACAAGTACTCGTTCAAGTCGTTGAAGGACATTTCTCCATATACACCTTTTTCACGAATACCTAAGAAATTTAGATTAGGTCCATGAATTACAAGTATTTTTTTCATATTACTTTTCCCCTCATGCAATCTAAAATAGAGACGACTATCTCTTCTATAGATTTATGATCGATATCAATGATCATATCCGAAGCACTTTCATAAAGAGGGCTTCTTTCTTTTAATAGACTTTTTATCGTCTCTAGTTTATTTCCGGTATTTAATAATGGTCTAGTGGTATCATATTTTACATTCTCAAAAATATGCTCTGGTGAGCCTTTGAGATAAAAAATGGTACCATTATTTTTTAGATTAGAAATATTATTAGGATTTTTAACGACTCCTCCCCCTGTGGCAATGACCGCTTCTGAAGTTAAAGCGATTTGGGATATGATTTCCTCTTCTAAGATCCTAAACTTTTCTTCTCCATAATGTTTAAAATAGTCTGATATAGGCATTTTGATTCTGTCTTCTATTAACACATCAGAATCAATAAAAGAATAGTTAAGTCTTTGGGCAAGGGCTTTTCCTATGGTTGATTTACCGCTTCCCATAAATCCTATTAATACAATATTCGATTTATTCATCTTGTTCATGCTGCGGATTCCTTTTTACAAGAATTGCTGCTTTTATGATCGCTGAAAGTACATCCACATCAAATTGTTGTTGAAGGGTATTAAGTTTGGTATAAAGACGTCCTTTTGCTGTAACAATATAATGGGGCTGTAAAGAATTTAAGGCAATAGCAGCAACATCCATTTTACATTTTTCGCAGTCGCATACTTTTACATCTCTTACTACTCCATCTAATTGTGCAAAAACCAAATCCTCCATATAGTTTCTAATTTCTAACACTATAATCCCTCCTCATATTTTTCCCAAAAATTTTTTCATTATTTATATATGAATTTCTTAAAACTTTCCAATACTAAAATTTCTCACAACTATCCTTTAAAAATATCATATATTCTAACTCTGCCTGTTCCAGGCCTCACAGTGATCTTAACTTTAAAATTCTTAGATTTAAGATAAATATGTCCCCCTGAGCCGGTTGTTCCTTTTGCTGTAAATTTAATTTCCTTAGGAGTAGCAAAAACGATTTCCTCCATTTTGATCTCAGGACTTAACTGTACTTTCTTTAAATGAGGACCAAAGGCATTAGAAGACATAATATAAACATTCTGAGCATCATAAAATCTCAGCCAATATTTTTTGTTGTCCTGAATGGCTCTTTTTTGTGTATATTGTATGTTCATCTTTAGTTCTAGGGCAGCTTGCTTAAGTGCCGCTCTTTCAAACATATGAAAAGAAGGTATGACAATACAAGTCAAACAAGAAATAATACTTACCACAATGACCAATTCGATTAATGAAAACCCGTCTTCCTTTTTCATATACTCCTTCTTTCTTAAAGAAAGCAGGCAGTCTAAAGGTTTAATTCATTTTTTAGTACGCCAAATAATTGATCTATGTACATTTGGGGAACTGTTATCTCATTCCAGATTTCGAATGCTCTTATTGCCTGGTAAAAAAGCATGCCAAAACCATTGACCGTTTTACAACCTGCATTCTTCGCCATTTTTAGAAACAATGTTTCAGAAGGGTTATAAATCAAATC
The genomic region above belongs to Defluviitalea saccharophila and contains:
- the efp gene encoding elongation factor P, encoding MISAGDFRNGVTIEYEGDIYVIVEFQHVKPGKGAAFVRTKLKNLKSGGVVEKTFRPTEKVPKAHIERKDMQYLYNDGELYHFMDVETYDQIALNEDQLGDSLKFVKENDMVKILSHKGIVFGIEPPLFVELEITSTEPGFKGDTATGATKPAIVETGATVYVPLFVEIGDKIKIDTRTGEYLSRV
- a CDS encoding shikimate kinase, which gives rise to MNKMNKSNIVLIGFMGSGKSTIGKALAQRLNYSFIDSDVLIEDRIKMPISDYFKHYGEEKFRILEEEIISQIALTSEAVIATGGGVVKNPNNISNLKNNGTIFYLKGSPEHIFENVKYDTTRPLLNTGNKLETIKSLLKERSPLYESASDMIIDIDHKSIEEIVVSILDCMRGKVI
- the aroQ gene encoding type II 3-dehydroquinate dehydratase is translated as MKKILVIHGPNLNFLGIREKGVYGEMSFNDLNEYLLKTGEEMGLSLEIFQSNSEGALIDRLQQAYFDGVDGIIINPGAYTHYSYALRDAISSTNIPTVEVHLSNIHKREEFRHSSVTAPVCIGQIAGFGAYSYILGMHALNMKLNEK
- a CDS encoding CD1247 N-terminal domain-containing protein, which codes for MKSLNEKVAYLKGLADGMELDTSVKQNRLLMVMIDILEDMAYSIEDIQDLTDELYEDCQIDCSEDCQYQCPNCGELIDIEEKMIENGEQLICPECNEPIKVAIDFDEDPEE
- a CDS encoding aminopeptidase P family protein, encoding MSERLKKLRDKINALNLDGILIQNPINRKYISGFSGSAGILFISNHSSILFTDFRYIEQAKKQAPDFQIVNHTTRGLYKEINELIQKEGIKTLGFESETVTYNEYKEYEKNLSVSMVPTQKVVEKLRVIKDENEIAFIREAARIADQAFHHTLPFLKEGTIERDIALELEYFMKKNGASDLSFSTIVASGAFSALPHAVPTEKKLEKGDFVVMDFGCIYKGYCSDMTRTVVIGKASNRHREIYQTVLTAQKMALEAIRPLVKGKEIDKIARDYITDKGYGEYFGHGLGHSVGMEVHENPRFSMTEEEIIEPGTVITVEPGIYIPDFGGVRIEDLVVVKEQGIENLTTSPKELIEV
- a CDS encoding late competence development ComFB family protein, coding for MLEIRNYMEDLVFAQLDGVVRDVKVCDCEKCKMDVAAIALNSLQPHYIVTAKGRLYTKLNTLQQQFDVDVLSAIIKAAILVKRNPQHEQDE
- the comGD gene encoding competence type IV pilus minor pilin ComGD; translated protein: MKKEDGFSLIELVIVVSIISCLTCIVIPSFHMFERAALKQAALELKMNIQYTQKRAIQDNKKYWLRFYDAQNVYIMSSNAFGPHLKKVQLSPEIKMEEIVFATPKEIKFTAKGTTGSGGHIYLKSKNFKVKITVRPGTGRVRIYDIFKG
- the spoIIIAA gene encoding stage III sporulation protein AA, which produces MNTKEIILSSLGIRLKDLFIKIPEHEFQRIQEIRLRVNKPIMIVKDGEFLFITPNGYLSKNIEQAFRTDIRDLSDTLQMMSDYSIYAFEEEMRNGYITLPGGHRVGIVGKIIMENGHIKTMRYIGGMNIRISHQVIGCASKILPYLLNERSVFHTLIISPPRCGKTTLLRDLIRQISNGITPMFKGVTVGVVDERSEIAGCYQGIPQNDIGIRTDVLDCCPKVEGMRMLLRSMSPDVIAVDEIGKAEDIHAIEDAMNAGVKLICTVHGSSLLDIQRKPVLKELIEKKIFERMVILSYRNGPGTIDNIIDGVSLKPLMRS